A section of the Prochlorococcus marinus XMU1402 genome encodes:
- a CDS encoding trans-sulfuration enzyme family protein — MGNKENNIKKPGFKTLSIHHGETFAEKTGCVMPPIFSTSTFKHGNKDNFDYTRSGNPNFRILESVLKSIEDSKYCTVFGSGISAVTAISSTLKSGDKILCESNLYGCTVRMFEKVFKKFGLEVLYTDFTNENNIKKISYFEPTLIWLESPTNPLLKVLDIKAICDEANKLEIPVVVDNTFSTALIQKPLDLGATLSVVSTTKFINGHSDALGGAVLTNNEEWNSKMLFSQKALGLQPSPFDSWLITRGVKTLPLRIEQQTKSAEFISEELVNHKIISKVIYPFNQEHLQFNLAKSQMKSGGSMITLKLNLNKEDTFKFCKSLKYFSLAESLGGVESLICHPATMTHASVDDKTKNLLGIDDALVRLSIGCEDTNDLISDILFALNKF; from the coding sequence ATGGGAAATAAGGAAAATAATATAAAAAAACCAGGTTTTAAGACCTTATCTATTCACCATGGAGAAACATTTGCAGAAAAAACCGGATGCGTAATGCCTCCTATTTTTTCTACATCTACTTTCAAACATGGAAATAAAGATAATTTCGACTACACAAGATCAGGTAATCCAAACTTTAGAATTCTAGAAAGCGTCCTTAAATCAATAGAAGATTCAAAATACTGTACAGTTTTCGGATCTGGAATTAGCGCGGTAACTGCAATTTCATCAACACTAAAATCAGGTGACAAGATTCTCTGCGAGTCAAATCTCTATGGTTGTACGGTGAGGATGTTCGAAAAAGTTTTCAAGAAATTTGGACTAGAAGTTTTATACACAGATTTTACAAACGAAAATAATATCAAAAAGATTTCATACTTCGAGCCAACCTTGATATGGCTAGAAAGTCCAACTAATCCACTTTTGAAGGTACTTGATATTAAGGCGATTTGTGATGAAGCGAATAAACTCGAAATACCAGTAGTTGTAGACAACACATTTTCTACAGCGCTTATTCAAAAACCATTGGACCTTGGTGCAACACTATCGGTTGTGAGCACCACAAAATTCATTAATGGACATAGTGACGCACTTGGCGGAGCAGTACTAACAAATAATGAGGAATGGAATAGTAAGATGCTTTTCTCTCAAAAAGCTCTCGGGCTTCAACCATCTCCTTTTGATAGTTGGCTCATTACGAGAGGAGTAAAAACTCTTCCTTTAAGAATCGAACAACAAACTAAAAGTGCAGAATTTATATCTGAAGAATTAGTTAATCATAAAATAATTAGTAAAGTAATTTACCCTTTTAATCAAGAACATCTCCAATTTAATTTAGCAAAATCGCAAATGAAATCTGGAGGTTCAATGATCACCCTAAAATTAAATTTAAATAAAGAGGATACTTTTAAATTTTGCAAATCTCTCAAATATTTCTCTCTAGCAGAAAGCCTTGGAGGAGTTGAAAGTTTAATTTGTCACCCTGCAACGATGACTCATGCTTCTGTTGATGACAAAACAAAAAATCTACTAGGGATAGATGATGCTCTTGTCAGATTATCAATTGGATGTGAAGATACAAACGATTTAATCTCGGACATTTTATTTGCTTTAAATAAATTCTGA
- a CDS encoding PLP-dependent transferase: MRDLLKKPIWKNLELGYAIPDSIHAVSVALPTWNDVINYEEKDQECMNLLKSIYPRFGLNPIVKRLCEKVKEQNYYNNKSIWPYPNESMAFKAKKYIDRNTSEQFSLIEKRNNLAFLITEKEGSIYAKYFWQHTGLGLSSRAAAIELGLEDCPPKSYVNECSQRIKNRISKSTKIDSNDIHLTSSGMSALYTSLEIIYKLFPAKPTLQVGFPYVDVLKLPMKIFHGAKLITEENCADIELEIKRINPSALIIELPSNPMLKCVNIKKISKIAKKLNIPLIVDDTIGSNLNINSIEHADIVFTSLTKIFSGSGDILAGSLIVNPKSKWIDQFRNALNEINIPILSDGDIVYLEKVSRDVNQRVFEQNKACLELKKRLETHSEIKNIFHPENCPNFNSLLTSNGGYGCLLSFELNGGLNKAKKFYDSLKVSKGPSLGTKFTLVCPYVLLAHYDELDWAESFGIPSHLIRVSVGLEDQDKLWKTFSEALNNF, encoded by the coding sequence TTGAGAGATTTACTTAAAAAACCTATATGGAAAAATTTAGAGTTGGGATATGCAATCCCTGATAGTATTCATGCCGTTTCTGTAGCATTACCAACTTGGAATGATGTAATAAATTACGAGGAAAAAGATCAAGAATGCATGAATTTATTGAAGTCCATTTACCCACGATTCGGGCTAAACCCCATAGTGAAAAGATTATGCGAAAAAGTAAAAGAGCAAAATTACTACAACAATAAAAGTATCTGGCCATATCCGAATGAAAGCATGGCTTTTAAAGCTAAAAAATACATTGATAGAAATACTTCTGAACAATTCTCGTTAATAGAAAAAAGAAATAATTTAGCTTTCTTAATAACTGAAAAAGAAGGAAGTATTTATGCAAAATATTTTTGGCAACATACTGGCCTTGGTCTATCTTCAAGAGCTGCCGCTATAGAACTAGGTCTTGAAGATTGCCCTCCAAAATCTTACGTAAATGAATGTTCTCAAAGAATAAAAAATAGAATTTCTAAATCTACAAAAATTGACTCTAATGATATTCACTTAACTTCATCTGGAATGTCTGCATTGTATACATCATTAGAAATCATATATAAATTATTTCCAGCTAAACCAACACTCCAAGTTGGTTTTCCATATGTAGATGTACTTAAATTACCAATGAAAATCTTTCACGGAGCAAAGTTAATTACAGAAGAAAATTGCGCGGATATTGAATTAGAAATCAAAAGAATAAATCCATCAGCATTAATTATTGAACTTCCAAGTAATCCAATGCTCAAATGTGTAAACATTAAAAAAATTTCAAAAATTGCAAAAAAGCTAAATATTCCGTTAATTGTTGACGATACAATTGGTTCGAATTTAAATATAAATTCCATAGAACATGCAGATATAGTTTTTACTTCACTTACAAAAATTTTTTCAGGTAGTGGTGATATTCTTGCCGGATCATTAATAGTAAATCCAAAAAGCAAATGGATTGATCAGTTTAGAAATGCATTAAACGAGATTAATATTCCAATACTTTCCGATGGAGATATAGTTTATCTAGAGAAAGTTAGTAGAGATGTAAATCAAAGAGTTTTTGAACAAAATAAAGCATGTTTAGAATTAAAAAAAAGATTAGAGACTCATAGCGAGATTAAAAATATTTTCCATCCTGAAAATTGTCCAAATTTTAATTCTTTACTTACTTCTAATGGGGGATACGGCTGCTTATTATCGTTTGAATTAAATGGAGGATTGAACAAAGCTAAAAAATTTTATGATTCTCTAAAAGTATCTAAAGGACCTAGTTTAGGTACAAAATTTACTCTAGTTTGTCCTTATGTTTTACTAGCTCATTATGACGAGTTGGATTGGGCTGAAAGTTTTGGTATTCCCTCGCACCTTATTAGAGTATCAGTTGGATTAGAAGACCAAGATAAATTATGGAAAACCTTTTCTGAAGCACTAAATAATTTCTAA
- a CDS encoding AMP-binding protein — MGDLAYWPAAKPLSKKDTFAKNRDFIKNLDHIDQIWEKLKFKCRDTLAVCDLRGKYKEKFSYSELADLITKVSFSFENYGLKKGDVVTVISENSPRWLAVDQGLMRLGAINAVRGINSPSVELDYIIGHSNSVGLIVQSKEIWLKLNNKEELKKRLKFIINLEDEQFESLISWSTFISSVKKENSQNNNLEKFNPEIDDVATILYTSGTTGKPKGVPLTHANFLHQIINLAYIADPEPGTSVLSVLPIWHSYERSAEYFFFSCGCSQYYTIPKFLKDDITQIKPVVMATVPRLWEAIHDGFFQALKKMPSKKQKLIKFLISNSSVFKRSLRKIRNIDINQITFKSKIPLMGSVISRYPLHKLSTIFLWPNILRQLCGEKLKFPINGGGALPEHVDLFFESLGVDVLVGYGLTETSPVLTCRRRELNVRGSSGQPLSFTEIKIVNDDKKKILKFREVGKILVRGPQVMKGYLNNEIATNDVLSKDGWFDTGDLGFLIPNGSLFITGRAKDTIVLSSGENIEPNPLETEILSSEFINQIQLVGQDKKCLTALVVPNVELVKSKFLEEDLSKLNLNEKIGTFFKSQINNLLKSRLGARSEEQILDCYFVDAFTLENGLLTQTLKQKRKEIEKKYSLQIENMYENKFSKKI, encoded by the coding sequence ATGGGTGATCTAGCGTATTGGCCTGCAGCTAAACCTCTTTCTAAAAAAGATACATTTGCCAAAAATAGAGATTTTATTAAGAACCTTGATCATATAGATCAAATTTGGGAAAAATTAAAATTTAAATGTCGTGATACTTTAGCTGTTTGCGATTTAAGAGGGAAATACAAAGAAAAATTTTCTTATTCTGAGCTGGCTGATTTAATAACAAAAGTCTCTTTTTCTTTCGAAAATTATGGTTTAAAAAAGGGGGATGTAGTTACTGTAATATCTGAAAATTCTCCAAGATGGCTAGCAGTAGATCAAGGCTTAATGCGTTTAGGAGCTATAAATGCAGTGAGAGGTATTAATTCTCCTTCAGTAGAATTAGACTATATTATTGGGCACTCTAATTCAGTAGGACTAATAGTTCAATCTAAGGAAATTTGGCTAAAGTTAAACAACAAAGAAGAATTAAAAAAAAGACTGAAATTTATAATCAATTTAGAAGATGAACAATTTGAAAGTTTAATAAGTTGGAGTACATTCATAAGTTCAGTAAAAAAAGAAAATTCACAAAATAATAATCTTGAAAAATTTAATCCAGAAATTGATGACGTCGCTACTATTCTTTACACTTCTGGGACGACCGGAAAACCTAAAGGTGTACCTTTGACTCATGCAAATTTTTTACATCAAATAATCAATTTAGCCTACATCGCTGATCCAGAACCAGGGACCTCTGTATTAAGCGTTTTGCCTATCTGGCATTCTTATGAGAGAAGTGCTGAATACTTCTTTTTTTCATGCGGTTGTTCTCAATACTATACAATTCCAAAATTTCTTAAAGATGATATTACACAAATAAAACCTGTTGTCATGGCTACTGTACCGAGACTATGGGAAGCAATACATGATGGTTTTTTTCAGGCTTTGAAAAAAATGCCTTCCAAAAAGCAAAAACTTATTAAGTTTTTGATAAGTAATAGTTCGGTTTTCAAAAGAAGTCTTAGAAAGATAAGAAATATAGATATAAATCAAATAACTTTTAAATCAAAAATCCCCTTAATGGGTTCTGTTATTAGCCGATATCCTTTACATAAATTGTCTACTATTTTTTTATGGCCGAATATTCTTAGACAACTATGCGGAGAAAAACTGAAATTTCCCATTAATGGTGGAGGTGCATTGCCAGAACATGTAGATCTTTTTTTTGAATCTTTAGGTGTAGATGTTTTGGTGGGATATGGACTCACAGAAACTAGTCCAGTATTAACTTGTAGGAGAAGAGAATTAAATGTTAGAGGATCATCTGGGCAGCCTCTTTCATTTACTGAAATCAAAATAGTGAATGATGATAAAAAAAAGATTCTGAAGTTCAGAGAAGTCGGGAAAATTCTTGTTAGGGGGCCGCAAGTAATGAAAGGTTATCTTAATAATGAAATAGCTACAAATGATGTTTTATCCAAGGATGGTTGGTTTGATACTGGTGATTTAGGTTTTCTAATACCAAATGGTTCTCTCTTTATAACAGGAAGAGCCAAGGATACAATAGTGCTATCAAGTGGTGAAAATATAGAACCCAATCCGTTAGAGACTGAAATTCTTAGTTCTGAATTTATTAATCAGATTCAATTAGTAGGACAAGATAAGAAATGTTTAACAGCCCTTGTAGTTCCTAATGTCGAATTGGTTAAAAGCAAGTTTTTGGAAGAAGACCTTTCAAAATTAAACCTTAATGAGAAAATTGGTACATTTTTCAAATCACAAATTAATAATTTGCTTAAAAGTCGATTAGGAGCAAGATCAGAAGAACAAATATTAGATTGTTATTTTGTTGATGCTTTTACTCTAGAAAATGGGTTATTAACACAAACTCTTAAACAAAAAAGAAAAGAAATAGAAAAAAAGTATTCATTACAAATAGAAAATATGTATGAAAACAAATTTAGTAAGAAAATTTGA
- the rpsD gene encoding 30S ribosomal protein S4, giving the protein MSRYRGPRLRVTRRLGELPGLTRKASKKSNPPGQHGQARRKRSEYAIRLEEKQKLRFNYGVSEKQLVRYVKKARAQEGSTGTNLLRLLENRLDNVCFRFGFGGTIPGSRQLVNHGHVTVNGKVLDIAGYQCKSGDVIGIKENKASKKLVEGNIEFPGLANVPPHLDLDKPKLTGKINGKCDREWVALEINELLVVEYYSRKV; this is encoded by the coding sequence ATGTCAAGATACCGCGGCCCCAGATTAAGGGTTACGCGTCGCTTGGGAGAACTACCAGGTCTCACCAGGAAAGCTTCAAAGAAGTCTAACCCTCCAGGTCAGCACGGCCAAGCCCGTCGCAAGCGATCAGAATATGCTATTCGTCTAGAAGAAAAGCAGAAACTTAGGTTTAATTATGGAGTTTCTGAAAAACAACTAGTTCGTTATGTAAAAAAAGCTAGAGCTCAAGAAGGATCTACAGGAACTAACCTACTAAGACTTTTAGAAAACAGACTTGATAATGTTTGTTTTAGATTTGGTTTTGGAGGTACCATTCCAGGCTCAAGACAATTAGTAAATCATGGCCATGTAACCGTTAATGGAAAGGTTCTTGATATTGCTGGTTATCAATGCAAATCAGGCGATGTAATCGGAATTAAAGAAAACAAAGCAAGCAAAAAACTTGTAGAAGGTAATATAGAATTCCCTGGTTTAGCAAATGTCCCACCTCATCTTGATTTAGACAAACCTAAATTAACGGGGAAAATAAATGGGAAATGCGATAGAGAGTGGGTGGCTCTTGAAATAAACGAACTACTAGTTGTTGAATATTATTCAAGAAAAGTTTAA
- the lipB gene encoding lipoyl(octanoyl) transferase LipB — MDNRTAIIKQPDNISSFNDVYKLQKEYQEALILDNSNPDFIWIGEHQLCYTLGRGSNYDNLLFSLNDTKYDVFKIDRGGEVTCHMPGQLVTYLVLDLKNFNKDLNWYLRKIEEIIIKILGAFNIDCHSRKGFTGVWIGNKKIASIGIGCKRWITINGFSINIDCELENFNKIVPCGIENCLMANMIDYNKNLNIQEVKRIVKKTIEEEFNFDFISK, encoded by the coding sequence ATGGATAATAGAACAGCAATAATTAAACAACCTGATAATATTTCTTCTTTTAACGATGTTTATAAATTACAAAAAGAATATCAGGAGGCATTGATTTTAGACAATTCTAACCCTGATTTTATTTGGATAGGGGAGCATCAACTCTGTTATACATTGGGGAGAGGATCTAATTACGATAATTTACTATTTTCTCTAAATGATACTAAATATGATGTTTTTAAGATTGATAGAGGTGGTGAGGTAACTTGTCATATGCCAGGACAATTAGTAACGTATTTGGTTTTAGATTTGAAAAATTTTAATAAAGATTTAAATTGGTACTTAAGAAAAATTGAAGAAATTATAATAAAAATCCTTGGAGCTTTTAATATAGATTGTCATTCCAGAAAAGGGTTTACCGGTGTTTGGATAGGAAATAAGAAAATCGCATCAATTGGAATTGGGTGTAAAAGATGGATTACGATAAATGGATTTTCAATCAATATTGACTGCGAATTAGAAAACTTTAATAAGATTGTTCCTTGCGGAATAGAAAATTGTCTTATGGCAAATATGATTGATTACAACAAAAATTTAAATATTCAAGAAGTCAAGAGAATTGTTAAAAAAACCATCGAGGAAGAATTTAATTTTGATTTTATATCAAAATAG
- a CDS encoding dihydrolipoamide acetyltransferase family protein, with protein sequence MSHEIFMPALSSTMTEGKIVEWLKNPGDKVERGESVLVVESDKADMDVESFQDGYLAAVLMPAGSTAPVGETIGLIVENEDEIASVQEQNKGNQPEVSSSDQLELVSHKTEEKPVVQSEIVEKQEKEVVLMSEKAAPSLNSDQINAATSNVSSRVIASPRAKKLASQMGVDLAKVHGSGPHGRIQADDILKANGQPVSIPWIGEGGSPSSIPGANLGVEMKPETSGNSFGNPGETVQFNTLQKAVNKNMESSLDVPCFRVGYSINTDKLDNFYKKVKQNGVTMTALLVKAVAKTLKKHPQVNSSFSENGISYPENINIAVAVAMEDGGLITPVLKEPCNTDLFELSREWKDLVKRSRSKQLEPDEYSTGTFTLSNLGMFGVDRFDAILPPGTGAILAIASSKPTVVANSDGSISVKKIMQVNLTADHRVIYGADGASFLKDLASLIEDKPETLVS encoded by the coding sequence ATGTCTCACGAAATATTCATGCCTGCCTTGAGTTCTACTATGACGGAGGGCAAGATTGTGGAATGGTTGAAAAATCCAGGAGATAAAGTTGAAAGAGGTGAATCTGTCTTGGTTGTTGAATCTGACAAGGCAGATATGGATGTTGAATCTTTTCAAGATGGATATCTTGCGGCTGTTTTAATGCCTGCTGGCAGCACTGCACCAGTAGGAGAGACTATCGGTCTTATTGTAGAAAATGAGGATGAGATAGCTTCTGTTCAAGAACAAAATAAAGGAAATCAACCCGAAGTTTCTAGTTCGGATCAACTTGAATTGGTAAGCCATAAAACAGAAGAAAAACCTGTGGTTCAAAGTGAAATTGTTGAAAAACAAGAAAAAGAAGTCGTATTAATGAGTGAAAAGGCAGCCCCATCTTTAAATAGTGATCAAATAAATGCTGCTACTAGTAATGTTTCTTCGAGGGTGATTGCATCTCCAAGAGCTAAAAAACTTGCTTCTCAAATGGGTGTTGATTTAGCAAAAGTTCATGGATCCGGACCTCACGGAAGGATTCAAGCCGATGATATTTTAAAAGCTAATGGCCAACCAGTCTCTATACCATGGATAGGTGAAGGTGGTTCTCCTTCAAGTATACCTGGTGCAAATTTGGGAGTTGAAATGAAACCAGAAACTTCAGGAAATAGTTTTGGTAATCCCGGAGAAACAGTTCAATTTAATACTCTACAAAAAGCGGTAAATAAAAATATGGAATCTAGTTTAGATGTGCCATGTTTTAGGGTGGGTTATTCCATTAACACAGATAAATTAGATAATTTCTACAAAAAAGTTAAACAGAACGGAGTTACTATGACTGCTTTACTAGTAAAGGCAGTTGCAAAGACACTAAAGAAACATCCTCAAGTTAACTCAAGTTTTTCAGAGAATGGAATTTCTTATCCAGAAAATATAAATATTGCTGTTGCTGTTGCTATGGAAGATGGTGGACTAATAACTCCAGTTTTAAAAGAACCATGCAATACTGATTTATTTGAATTGTCTAGGGAATGGAAAGATCTCGTAAAAAGATCAAGATCAAAACAATTAGAACCTGATGAATACTCAACGGGAACCTTCACTTTATCTAACCTTGGGATGTTTGGAGTTGATAGATTTGACGCAATTCTTCCTCCAGGTACCGGTGCTATTTTAGCCATAGCATCATCGAAACCAACCGTTGTTGCTAATAGTGATGGTTCAATATCTGTTAAAAAAATAATGCAAGTAAATCTAACAGCTGATCATAGAGTGATCTATGGAGCTGATGGAGCTTCATTCTTAAAAGACTTGGCTTCCCTAATTGAAGATAAGCCAGAGACTCTTGTCTCCTAA
- the queA gene encoding tRNA preQ1(34) S-adenosylmethionine ribosyltransferase-isomerase QueA, translating to MISQINNEERDYKLEAYDYLLDPSLIASKPSAIRHESRLMIVRNSFLEEDCLTNKFTKNLLDEFREGDLVIVNNTKVMKARLKVELENKTLVELLVLERSHECIWLCLAKPAKKLKINRKLKLKSLLAQDINLIVDGVDEETGGRFIKFPENITCLNSMNELLDKYGEIPLPPYIKNSEEESFHEKSYQTEYATNPGAVAAPTAGLHLSKSLISNLKKKGVIILPITLHVGYGTFKPIDQEDLSNLKLHKEWVSVNKEVVEEIKRIKKTDRKIIAIGTTSVRALESCYSQEINDFIPIAKYVDLVIKPGYKFKVVDGLLTNFHLPKSSLLLLVSAMIGRERLLDLYKKAIKEKFRFFSYGDAMYISPDSLLEKK from the coding sequence TTGATTTCTCAAATTAATAATGAAGAAAGAGATTATAAGCTTGAAGCTTATGATTATTTACTTGATCCTTCATTAATTGCTAGTAAACCTTCTGCAATTAGGCATGAATCAAGATTGATGATAGTTAGAAATAGTTTTTTAGAAGAAGACTGTTTAACTAATAAATTTACCAAGAATCTTTTAGATGAATTTAGAGAAGGGGATCTTGTAATTGTAAATAATACTAAAGTTATGAAAGCTAGGTTAAAGGTTGAATTAGAAAATAAGACATTAGTAGAATTATTAGTTTTAGAAAGATCCCATGAATGTATTTGGTTATGTTTGGCAAAGCCAGCAAAAAAGTTAAAAATAAATAGAAAATTAAAATTAAAATCTCTATTAGCACAAGATATTAATTTGATTGTTGATGGAGTTGATGAAGAAACTGGAGGGAGATTTATTAAATTTCCGGAAAATATAACTTGTCTCAATTCAATGAATGAACTTCTTGATAAATACGGGGAAATCCCTCTTCCTCCTTATATAAAAAATTCCGAAGAAGAATCTTTTCATGAGAAAAGTTACCAAACTGAGTATGCAACAAATCCGGGGGCAGTTGCTGCACCAACAGCTGGTTTACACTTAAGCAAAAGTCTTATTTCCAATCTAAAAAAAAAAGGCGTAATAATCTTACCGATAACTTTGCACGTGGGTTATGGAACATTCAAACCAATTGATCAAGAAGATTTAAGTAACTTAAAACTTCACAAAGAATGGGTAAGTGTTAATAAGGAAGTAGTGGAGGAAATAAAAAGAATAAAGAAAACAGATAGAAAAATAATTGCTATTGGTACAACTAGCGTAAGAGCTCTTGAAAGTTGTTATTCTCAGGAAATTAATGACTTTATTCCCATAGCTAAATACGTAGATTTAGTAATTAAGCCAGGTTATAAATTTAAGGTAGTTGATGGATTATTAACTAATTTTCATCTCCCTAAAAGTTCATTATTACTTTTAGTAAGTGCAATGATTGGTAGAGAAAGATTATTAGATCTATATAAAAAAGCCATAAAAGAAAAATTTAGATTCTTCTCTTATGGCGATGCGATGTATATTTCACCAGATTCACTACTGGAGAAAAAATAG
- the cysK gene encoding cysteine synthase A — protein MAKIYEDNSFAIGNTPLVKLKSVTKNAKATVLAKIEGRNPAYSVKCRIGANMIWDAEKSGKLTKDKTIVEPTSGNTGIALAFTASARGYKLILTMPESMSIERRRVMAVLGAEIVLTEASKGMPGAIAKAKEIAESNPSQYFMPGQFDNPANPEIHFKTTGPEIWDDCDGEIDVLVAGVGTGGTITGVSRYIKQEKGKNITSVAVEPSHSPVITQTMNGEEVKSGPHKIQGIGAGFIPKNLDLSIVDKVEQVTNDESIEMALRLAKEEGLLVGISCGAAAAAAVRLAEQDEYAGKTIVVVLPDLAERYLSSIMFTEVPSGIIQEPVKA, from the coding sequence ATGGCAAAAATTTATGAGGACAATAGTTTTGCTATTGGAAACACTCCATTAGTAAAATTAAAATCAGTTACTAAAAACGCGAAAGCTACAGTACTTGCAAAAATTGAAGGTAGAAACCCTGCTTATAGTGTCAAATGTAGGATCGGCGCAAACATGATCTGGGATGCCGAGAAAAGTGGGAAACTTACAAAAGACAAAACTATTGTTGAGCCAACTTCTGGAAATACAGGAATTGCTTTAGCTTTTACTGCTTCAGCAAGAGGTTATAAACTGATCCTTACAATGCCAGAATCCATGTCAATTGAAAGAAGAAGGGTTATGGCAGTGTTGGGGGCTGAAATTGTTTTAACAGAGGCATCTAAAGGTATGCCTGGAGCAATAGCTAAGGCTAAAGAAATTGCAGAAAGTAATCCTTCTCAATATTTCATGCCAGGTCAATTTGATAATCCAGCAAACCCTGAAATTCATTTCAAAACTACTGGACCAGAAATCTGGGATGATTGCGATGGTGAAATTGATGTCCTAGTTGCAGGAGTTGGAACTGGCGGCACAATTACAGGAGTTTCAAGATACATTAAGCAAGAGAAAGGCAAGAATATTACTTCTGTAGCTGTAGAACCATCACACAGTCCTGTTATTACACAGACAATGAATGGAGAAGAGGTTAAATCCGGACCACATAAAATCCAAGGAATTGGAGCAGGATTTATTCCTAAGAACCTTGACTTATCAATTGTTGATAAGGTCGAACAAGTAACAAATGACGAATCAATTGAGATGGCTCTTAGGTTAGCTAAAGAGGAAGGTCTATTAGTAGGAATATCTTGTGGGGCTGCCGCTGCTGCTGCTGTTAGATTAGCTGAACAAGATGAATATGCTGGGAAGACAATTGTAGTTGTTCTACCTGATTTAGCAGAGAGGTATTTATCATCAATTATGTTTACTGAAGTTCCAAGCGGAATCATTCAAGAACCAGTCAAAGCCTAA
- a CDS encoding YlqD family protein: METKNSISIKRSIAIKAVVTPTWKEDAEKELSKAISNIDQQLSQLEQEGQQIVNNIRSQSVNPLDPRVQEQVSQVQQQVAAKRNEIEEQKRNLLQQQSQVRELKMDEIVDQGQVDSFCDVTVGDNLIEKMQVSITVKDGVIQSIDNN, translated from the coding sequence ATGGAAACAAAAAACTCAATATCTATAAAGCGCTCAATAGCTATTAAAGCTGTAGTTACACCAACTTGGAAGGAAGATGCTGAAAAAGAATTAAGTAAAGCAATTTCAAACATTGATCAGCAATTATCGCAACTGGAGCAAGAGGGGCAGCAAATAGTAAATAATATTAGATCCCAATCGGTTAATCCCCTAGATCCAAGGGTTCAAGAACAGGTTAGTCAGGTGCAACAACAAGTCGCAGCAAAACGAAATGAAATTGAAGAACAAAAAAGAAATCTTCTTCAACAACAGAGTCAAGTTCGCGAATTAAAAATGGACGAAATTGTTGATCAAGGGCAAGTGGATAGTTTCTGTGATGTCACTGTGGGAGACAATCTTATCGAAAAAATGCAAGTATCGATTACGGTTAAGGATGGAGTTATTCAATCTATAGATAATAATTAA
- a CDS encoding glutaredoxin family protein — protein sequence MKIFIFVRQGCCLCDSLKNKLAKINLNELFPNLEELKEIDIDRVDLYKDKYKKYDYEVPVIAVEGIRSEEIIELPRISPRLKDDQLKNWFQKNISTILEK from the coding sequence ATGAAAATATTTATTTTTGTTAGGCAGGGATGTTGCCTTTGTGATTCATTAAAAAATAAACTGGCAAAAATAAATCTTAATGAGTTATTCCCTAACCTGGAGGAGCTTAAAGAAATTGATATTGATAGGGTCGATTTATATAAAGATAAATATAAAAAATATGATTATGAAGTACCTGTTATTGCTGTTGAAGGAATTAGGTCCGAGGAGATTATAGAATTGCCTCGCATTTCTCCAAGATTAAAAGATGATCAATTAAAGAATTGGTTTCAAAAAAATATTAGTACCATTCTGGAGAAATAA
- the yidD gene encoding membrane protein insertion efficiency factor YidD encodes MFKTINKSITSILLFMISFYQKWFSPLFGPRCRFIPSCSSYGYEAITRHGPWKGGWLTLRRLSRCHPLTPCGCDPVPD; translated from the coding sequence GTGTTCAAAACTATTAATAAATCAATTACTTCTATACTTCTTTTTATGATTTCGTTCTATCAAAAGTGGTTTTCTCCTTTGTTCGGACCAAGATGTAGATTTATTCCAAGTTGCAGCTCTTATGGATATGAGGCAATTACTAGACATGGTCCTTGGAAGGGAGGGTGGTTAACTTTAAGAAGATTAAGCAGATGTCATCCTTTAACTCCCTGTGGATGTGACCCTGTGCCTGACTAA